A DNA window from Paenibacillus sp. HWE-109 contains the following coding sequences:
- the ruvC gene encoding crossover junction endodeoxyribonuclease RuvC, which produces MRILGIDPGIAIVGFGFIDKIGSKLVPVQYGSIQTEAHTDPGIRLKDVYDATVQLIEKYKPDAMSIEKLFFNRNVTTAFTVGQARGVMILAGVQAGLPVAEYTPLQVKQSVVGYGNAEKRQVQEMVKILLKLSQIPKPDDVADALAIAICHAHSSALQSRINEVRKR; this is translated from the coding sequence GTGCGTATTCTGGGGATTGATCCGGGGATCGCGATTGTAGGTTTTGGCTTTATTGATAAGATTGGCAGCAAGCTCGTTCCTGTGCAGTATGGCTCCATTCAAACCGAGGCACACACGGACCCGGGCATCAGGCTCAAGGATGTCTATGATGCTACGGTGCAATTAATAGAGAAATATAAACCCGACGCGATGTCGATTGAGAAATTATTTTTTAATAGGAATGTAACAACGGCATTTACGGTAGGGCAAGCGCGAGGTGTCATGATTCTTGCAGGTGTTCAAGCCGGGCTGCCCGTAGCTGAATATACCCCTCTGCAAGTAAAGCAATCCGTTGTTGGCTATGGCAATGCGGAGAAGCGCCAAGTGCAGGAAATGGTCAAAATTTTACTTAAACTTTCGCAGATACCTAAACCAGATGATGTGGCCGATGCCCTTGCGATTGCTATTTGTCATGCACATTCATCAGCTTTGCAAT
- a CDS encoding BofC C-terminal domain-containing protein — MNVQRFLKHWKRKLRRKRSLLTLGMFFLAGIAGWQLYASNTGLNAGRSGADVRSAMAQLTPVDNERLKETMETLKRITDSRESYLLKSYVCGEEKSQLGLQTSEQLLAMQLKHPEWVFSLNAGGEVTFTENIEDLSPACKEKAVFGIDGSSNLSLFNGTPTKDNVIRTFFQLNIQYLESSLPRDTVQQLHEGIRVSDIEEYNSVLSTFSDYAVEETERAMTRP; from the coding sequence GTGAATGTACAACGCTTTTTGAAGCATTGGAAAAGAAAGCTGCGGCGAAAACGCAGTTTGTTGACGTTAGGGATGTTCTTTCTTGCCGGAATTGCGGGTTGGCAATTGTATGCTTCTAATACGGGTTTAAATGCAGGACGCTCAGGCGCAGACGTTAGGTCGGCTATGGCGCAATTAACGCCAGTAGACAATGAACGGTTAAAAGAAACGATGGAAACCCTGAAACGAATAACCGATAGCAGAGAAAGTTATTTGCTGAAATCTTATGTCTGTGGCGAAGAAAAAAGTCAACTAGGACTTCAAACCTCAGAACAACTGCTGGCAATGCAGCTCAAACATCCTGAGTGGGTGTTCAGCCTAAACGCTGGCGGTGAGGTGACATTCACCGAAAATATCGAGGATTTATCACCTGCCTGCAAAGAGAAAGCGGTATTCGGGATCGATGGCAGCAGCAACCTCTCGCTTTTTAACGGGACGCCGACCAAGGACAATGTGATTCGGACATTTTTCCAGTTGAATATTCAGTATTTGGAAAGCAGTTTACCTCGCGATACGGTTCAGCAGTTGCACGAGGGAATACGTGTATCGGATATAGAGGAGTATAATAGCGTATTATCTACATTCAGCGATTATGCCGTCGAGGAGACAGAACGGGCGATGACAAGGCCTTAA